The sequence GGCGCCATCCTCTCGGGCCCGGGGTGCGTCCTGCGTCGTCGACCATCCCTGCCAGGGCCGCCGCGACCGCGGGCAGGCGGCCGGCCGTCAAGCCCCGCCGGCTCACCTCAAAGAGCGATTCGGCCCAGAGGCCCGCCACCACCGGAACCAGGCCCGCGGCCGTAGGGATCTTGGCCCCATCTGCCCGGCGCTGCCTTGTCAGCCCGGCTGCGTGCAGCACGCGGCCGACGGCCGGGGTCGCACGGCGTGCCAGCCAGTACGCAGCCACCGAAGCAGCCACTGCCTTGCGAGCCAGGGCACCCTCAGCCATCGCTACCGACCGCCCTCTCGTCCTGGCGTCCCTGCCAGTCTCCACAGCGTCCAGGCGACATCGTAAAACTGCCGGCCTCGATGGGCCCACCCCGCCAGGTCCCAACCGGTGGTGCGGTGGCTCAACTCCACCGGGATCTCCAGCACCTTGAGCCCGTGGCGGGCGGCCAGCACGTTGATCTGGACCTCCACCCCGAAGCGCCGGGCAGGCCCGTCGAGCAAGAGTGGCGCGAGATCCGTCCGAAAAGCCCGCTGGCCCGAGATCGGTGCCAGGGGGGCGCACCCGGCCAGCCAACGTGTGCCCCACCCCGCAAGCTTCCGCACGAGGCCAAGCCCCGCGCCTTCCCGGCCCACCGGCAGTGCCACGGCCAGGTCGGCCTCGCCGCTGCGGACGGCCTCGCACAGCACGTCCAGTCGGGCGGCGCTTTTGCCCAGATCTGCGTCGGCCATCAGGATGACGCCGCCTCGTGCCAGGCGGGCACCGGCCCGAACGGCTCCGGCCTTGCCCGCGCGGCGGGCCAACCGCACCACCCGCGCCCCGGCCCTGGAGGCCTCCTGCGCGGTGCCATCCGTCGAGCCGTCGTCCACCACGATCACCTCGGCCAGGCCCGGGATACGCCTGAGCGCGCCAACTGTGGGCGCCACCGTCCGGACCTCGTTAAAGGCAGGCACCACGGCGCTCACCGGGGCGCCGCGAGGCGAGCTCCCCGAGATGCTCGACAACCCTTCGGGCGCTGACGTAACCTTTCTGCCCTTCGATGATCGAAATCAACAAGGAAAGGCGCCCCAGGGCGGACTCCACCTGCCACACCCAGGCGCCTGCGGGCGCCGTCGCGGTGGCCAGAGACGGCGGGAGGCGGCCCTCCCCTCCGGGGAGAGGGGGACCGACGAACCCGGCGACGGCGCTGCACGGCGTTCGGACCAGCACGAAAGCCGGTGCTGCCTGCGCCGGCACCTCCACACTTTGCACCCGGGCCCCCGACTCTGCCAGAAGCGCGGCTAAGGCGGCCGCGGGCTTCTGCGCGCCGGGCGAGGCCTCGATCCGCACCGGCAGCCCCGCCATGTGGCCTGAGGTCACGACCGGGATCAGCCGGTTCAGCGCCTGCTCGTAGAGGCGCAGCGTGGCCTGGGCCTGCCGCTCCCTGGCAGCCGCGGTTGCCAGCTGCGCCTGCAGGGCTGAAAACTGCCGCTCGAGCTGCGCCACCAGTTCACCCTGGCTTCCCAGGCGGCCGCCAACCGCGGCCGCACCGGCAGCCACGCCGACCGCCAGGGCGACGAAGACGGCCGTGATGGAGAGGGCCTGGTGGTGGAGGTCGGCCATGGCTCCCTCAGCCGATGCCCCCCAGCAGCAGCCCGGCCTGCAGCCGGATCCAGAAGAGGCGAAGCATGAGCCGCAAGACCTCGGAGGCCAGGGCGATGGCGGCCAGACAGGAGGCGGCCGCGGCCACCACCGAGGCGCAGGGAAGCCAGGGTGTACCCGGCGGGAACACGCTCGCAAACCCGCGCGCGTCCACCAGCACGTGACCCACCCGCATCCTCACCAGAAGCGTGCTGGCCATCCCGGCACGCCCGCGCTCCAGGAAGTCATGGAGGCCCGTGTGGGCCCCAACCGCCACAATGGGACGGGCTCCTGCCGCATACGCAAGCAGAAGCGCCACGTCTTCGCTGGTGCCCGCCGACGGCATCACGTGCGCAAAGCGCCCCAGCGACCGCACACGGGAAAGGCCGGGGGCCGAACCGTTCGGGTATGCGTGCACCACCAATTCCCGGGCGGCCACGAGCGCCCGGTCACTGACCGAATCCATGTCCCCGACCACGACGTCGGGCCGCAGCCCCTCGGCCAGCAGCACGTCGGCCCCGCCGTCCACGCCGATGACCACGGGCCGCGCCTGGCGGACGAAGGGCCGCAGGATCGGGAGGTCGCGGCGGGAGGTGTCACTGCGGACGACCACCAGGGCGGGTCTTCCCGACATCGGGGTCACGAGGGGCGGGACCCAGACGTCGTCCACCAGCAGCCGTTTTTCCCGCTGCAGGTAGCCCACGGTGTTGTCGACGAAACCCGCGGCCAGCGCAGGCAGGCGCTGGCGGGCCTGGGCCAGCCGCACTTCCACCTCTCGGAGGGTGAGGCGGCGCCCGCGAGCAATCAAGCGCCCCCGAGCATCCAGAAGGCGGTCGCCCACGATGCGCACGTATCGACCGGGCTCAAGCCGCCGGAGCAGATCCTGTCCTGCCTCGTCGAGCACCGGAATGCCCGCCTGCAGGAGCATCCTCCCGCCCTCTACGGGCACCTTCCCGGTCAAGGACGAGAGCCCGTTCACCACGCCGGCCGGCCTCGCCGCCAGGACGTCGGCGGCGGTAGCCGAGTCCAGGTCCTGGTGGGCAATGACCGCGATCTCCCCGGGCCGAAGCTCCCTGGCCAGTTGCTTGGTGACCGGGCCCAGCCGCACGCGGCCCCTGGCGCAGCTTCGATGGCCACCCACTCGCCTGGTGAGCCGGCCTGTTCGGAGGGCACCCAACGGCGCGCTCGCCTCCCCGCGATAGTCTTCACGACGGGAGGCGGGATCTTTCACCTGCCTGCGAGCGCGAAGGCCCCGCAGAAGCCTGGCGGATCAGCGGCCCATCTCCGCCCGGATGCGGTCGGCCATCCTGGCGATGAAGGCGGAATTGGTGGGGCGGGTCCTTCTCTCGTCCATCAGGTCCGTGAACAGCGCGTGTATCCGGTCCAGATTCCCCCGTTCCACCGTCGACTCGATGGCGTGGCGGATCGATCGTTCCACCTTGAACGCGGAAGTTTGGTGAAGGCTGGCGATGCGGGGGTAAAGTTCCTTGGTCACCCGGGTGATGAGATCCCGGTCCTCGACGACCATCGCGATGGCATCCTTCAGGTAAGCCCGACCCTTGTAATGGGGCGGGACCCCCAGTTCCTCGAGGTGCCGGATGACCCGGCTCTCCAGTTCCCTCAGGCGGTGGGACCGGGCGGGGCGCGGCGGCACGCGGGTGCCCGTCAGCAGTTCACGAAGGCGCGCCACCGCAATGGAAAGGTCGAAGGGGCGCACGATGAAGTAGTCGGCACCCCAGCTGAAGACCTGGGCCACGAGGGTGTCGTCTCCAAGCGGGCTGACCACCACCAGGCGCCGGCTCGAGCCAGCCCCTGGCTGCCCGTTGATGCCCGGGCGCCTGCGCCACCAGGCGGCCAGCCGTTCCGCCCCGGCGGGGCCGCCAAGCCCGTTCAGCGCCAGGTCCACCACCAGCAGATGGGGCTGCAGCTCTGCCAGGAGGTGCTCCAGTTCCAGGGCCGACGAGGCGATGTGCACATGGGCAAACGTGGCGGGATCGGCGGCCATGGCGGCGGCCAGCGCGCGCCCGAAACCCTGGGGATCGTTGCTGACGAGCACGGAGTATCCCTGCACGGCGGCTCCCTCCTGGGCAAGAAGACTCGCGGCCGGAGCATCTCACGCGGCGCGATCAGTATTCGTGACCATTGCCCTTGCTCCTGCGCCCGATCCCCACAGCCCGGAGGCTTCCACCATGGGCTCGATGAGCACCCCGAAGCC comes from Bacillota bacterium and encodes:
- a CDS encoding glycosyltransferase encodes the protein MAPTVGALRRIPGLAEVIVVDDGSTDGTAQEASRAGARVVRLARRAGKAGAVRAGARLARGGVILMADADLGKSAARLDVLCEAVRSGEADLAVALPVGREGAGLGLVRKLAGWGTRWLAGCAPLAPISGQRAFRTDLAPLLLDGPARRFGVEVQINVLAARHGLKVLEIPVELSHRTTGWDLAGWAHRGRQFYDVAWTLWRLAGTPGREGGR
- the steA gene encoding putative cytokinetic ring protein SteA gives rise to the protein MGALRTGRLTRRVGGHRSCARGRVRLGPVTKQLARELRPGEIAVIAHQDLDSATAADVLAARPAGVVNGLSSLTGKVPVEGGRMLLQAGIPVLDEAGQDLLRRLEPGRYVRIVGDRLLDARGRLIARGRRLTLREVEVRLAQARQRLPALAAGFVDNTVGYLQREKRLLVDDVWVPPLVTPMSGRPALVVVRSDTSRRDLPILRPFVRQARPVVIGVDGGADVLLAEGLRPDVVVGDMDSVSDRALVAARELVVHAYPNGSAPGLSRVRSLGRFAHVMPSAGTSEDVALLLAYAAGARPIVAVGAHTGLHDFLERGRAGMASTLLVRMRVGHVLVDARGFASVFPPGTPWLPCASVVAAAASCLAAIALASEVLRLMLRLFWIRLQAGLLLGGIG
- a CDS encoding sporulation initiation factor Spo0A C-terminal domain-containing protein — its product is MQGYSVLVSNDPQGFGRALAAAMAADPATFAHVHIASSALELEHLLAELQPHLLVVDLALNGLGGPAGAERLAAWWRRRPGINGQPGAGSSRRLVVVSPLGDDTLVAQVFSWGADYFIVRPFDLSIAVARLRELLTGTRVPPRPARSHRLRELESRVIRHLEELGVPPHYKGRAYLKDAIAMVVEDRDLITRVTKELYPRIASLHQTSAFKVERSIRHAIESTVERGNLDRIHALFTDLMDERRTRPTNSAFIARMADRIRAEMGR
- a CDS encoding copper transporter, whose protein sequence is MADLHHQALSITAVFVALAVGVAAGAAAVGGRLGSQGELVAQLERQFSALQAQLATAAARERQAQATLRLYEQALNRLIPVVTSGHMAGLPVRIEASPGAQKPAAALAALLAESGARVQSVEVPAQAAPAFVLVRTPCSAVAGFVGPPLPGGEGRLPPSLATATAPAGAWVWQVESALGRLSLLISIIEGQKGYVSARRVVEHLGELASRRPGERRGACL